The nucleotide sequence TGTCAACGTAGTAATAACTTTTGTTTTCGGCTTGGTCAAAGCGAACATCATCAAAAACGAAAAATTCGGCTTCAGGTCCAAAGAAAGCCGTATCACCAAGACCGGTGCTTCTTAAATAGTCCACCGCTTTAGCCGCAATTGAGCGAGGATCTCTACTATACCATTCCCCTGTTCGAGGTTCTTTGATACTACAGATCATGCTCAAAGTCGGTTCTGCAAAAAAGGGATCAATCCAAGCCGTTGTCGGATCAGGAACCATCGACATATCCGATTCATTGATGGCTTTCCAACCCCGAATACTTGAGCCATCGAAGGGAACCCCATCTGAGAAAGAACTCTCATCGATTTGATCGTAGTAAAAGGAGCAGTGTTGCCAGATTCCCGGCATATCAATGAACTTAAGGTCGATTATTTGAATGTTGTTGTCTTTTATCAGCTTCAAGACTTCTTGTGGCGTTTCAGGCATGAAATGACTCCTTATTTTTGCTAACAGTTTTGTCGCCTCGAATCATCAATCGTAGGGATAGGTTTCTTTATTTTTTGTTCTACTCAATACAGAATAACCTCTGTTGTTACTCTTGAAATCTGTAAACATCCCAAAAAAGTATCTGCTTATACTAATTTTTAGCGACTGTTGCCAAATGTAAAGAAAAATTAAGAAACATCAAGAAATTGTTAAACACTTCTGAGACGGAAACCCTTTGAGATCAATTCATTGGCTGCTGTTGTAAATAATTGTAAAATATCCCCAAGTCCCCGACTCCCGACACCCTACTGCCGACTCCCTCCTATGGGATGATAGATTAAGTAAATTTGGGAAGCCAAAACCCGAGCCTAGGAGTTGCCAAGGAGCGATAAAAGGTCATACCTTAAATATCGTCGGCTAAATGTATTTTACTTTACTGTAATTTAGGAGAACAATTTAATGCGAGACGCAGTGACGACGCTGATCAAAAACTACGATGTAACAGGACGTTATCTCGATCGGGATGCGATGGACAAACTCAAAACCTATTATGAGTCTGGAACCGCTCGGATCGCTGCTGCTGCTATCATTAATGCTAATTCTGCTGACATCGTTCGCAAAGCAGGCATTCAATTATTTGAAGAAGTGCCAGAATTAATCCGTCCGGGTGGTAATGCCTATACCACTCGTCGCTATTCCGCTTGTTTGCGGGATATGGATTATTATCTCCGTTATGCCAGTTATGCTTTAGTAGCGGGGGATTCTGATGTACTGGATGAACGGGTACTGCAAGGGCTACGAGAAACCTATAATTCTTTAGGGGTTCCCATTGGTCCTACGGTGCGTGGGATTCAAATTATGAAAGATCTGATTAAAGATCAAGTGGCAGAGGCAGGCATTATTAATACTTCCTTTGTAGATGAACCTTTTGATCATTTGACCCGTGAGTTAAGCGAGATTTCCGTATAAGAATCTGGCAACTGTTTGAGGTCATGATTGTGTCTAACGCCTTAGCCGCTTTTAGTTCTAGGTTAAAGGCGATCTTAACTAAGCCTGCCTACGCGGGCTATATTTAACAGTTATCAGTGAATGGTTAAGTGTCATCCTGACAACTGAGTGATAAGTCTGTGTAGGCAGTCTTGGTTTATGTATAAGTATATTTTGTTTTACAAACCTTATAATGTCCTGTGTCAATTCACCGATAACAGTGGAGACAAGACGAACCGTCAAACGCTGAAAGATTTTATTGATATTCCTCATGTTTATTCTGTCGGGCGCTTAGATTTAGATAGCGAAGGGCTGTTATTATTGACCGATAACGGGCCACTGCAACACCGCCTAGGTCATCGTCAATTTGCTCACCCCCGCACTTATTGGGTACAGGTGGAAAATATTCCCGATGAAGCGGCTTTGAATCGTTTACGGGAAGGGGTCAAAATTGAGGACTATTGGACGCGAAAGGCATCGGTTATCAAATTACCTACAGAACCCGTTTTACCCCCTCGTAACCCCCCTATTCGCTATCGTAAGAGTATACCGACTTGTTGGTTAGAGATCACCCTCACCGAAGGACGCAACCGACAAGTCAGACGCATGACGGCGGCAGTGGGTTATCCTACTTTACGGTTAGTTCGGGTTGCTATGGGTATCGGTAAAGGGAAAAATGAGTTTCAATTAGGTTTGGAAGGGTTGGAACCCGGACAGTGGCGCGAAGTGACAGAGATTGAACGAAAGGCGTTAGAACGGAATTTAATTTAAAATTTTAAATCCAACTTTAATTGCTTACATTTACTTTTAACAATAATATCTCCTAGCTTAAGTTTCTTAGAACTGGTTATTTTACCATCTCTAATAACTTGTAAATCTCCCTCGTTTACTTGCTCATTGATCACTTGAATATAATCATCTAGAGTAGCTGGATTTTTTTGCATTGTTGAGTTGTGCAAATCATCTAAAATAATTCCTTCAGGATGATCATAAATAATTGGCATTAACTCTTCCCGAAGATTTTCTATACATTTATTTTTATTTTCTTTTTCTATATCAATTACGGATAAATTGGTTTCATAATAATCAGGCGTTCTAAACCCAAGGCCGTAAATACCATAATCAAATTGATAAGCTAAATCTAATGTATTATGCTCCCAAAGAGTGTATTTAATCTCCCTTTGTGCAGGAGGGCGACTAGCTAAGTGCATCAAATAATATTTAGGCTGAGTTTTGTTAGGTAAAAAGGTAAATTGTTTCCATTGCTGTTCCAAGAGGTTTTATTGTCACTCATCTTTCTACTTTTATATTTACTATTAAAAAATATTGACTGATTCCACAAATTTTGATACAATCAAATCACCCTTAATAAATTCAAAAGTTAATATAAATAAATAAAACTTAAATCAACTTAATTTATATTAATCATTCAAATTAATTGTAGGTAACTAGGATCATGAGCATAGCTAAAGGAACTGAAAATATTGTCAATCCGCTTCAAGAAAGTGCGCTTAACAAAAAAGGTCTCTGTGATTATGTTATTAATATAGCATCAGGATGCTTACACGGATGCACTTTTTGCTACGTCCCATCTACACCAGCTATTAGAACTAGACAGAAACAATTACAATCTCAAGGAGTAAGCGATCCTCAACAAGACTGGGGCAAATATCTATTTGTTCGTGAAGAAGTTCCTGAAAAGCTTGAAGAAATTCTGAGTCGAAAAAAATCATGGCGAACAACTGAAGCAGGTAAAGGAGTTACTCTACTTTGTTCAGGAACCGATCCTTATCAAAATCAAGCCACCGCATCTGTAACTCGTCAAACCGTTAAAGTTTTACTTAAATATAACAAAAGAGTAAGAATCTTAACTCGTGGTTTGTTATGGGTTAATGACCTTGATATACTTCGACATCCTAATGTGACTGTAGGTATGAGTCTTCCAAATTTAGAGGATAGCTTCAGTCGCCAAATAGAACCCCAAGCACCGCCTCCTAGTGAGCGTTACAAAGCTCTTGAAAAAGGGTTTAAAGCCGAGTGTCGTCTTTATATTGCAGCAGCACCAACCCCTCCTTATATGGAACGTGAACATTTTAAAAAACATTTAGATGAACTGATGAAACTTGATCCAGAAGTGATATTTTGGGAACCTATTAATGCTCGTGGTACTAATGGAAAACGAATGTTAGCAGCCGGGTT is from Gloeothece verrucosa PCC 7822 and encodes:
- the apcB gene encoding allophycocyanin subunit beta, coding for MRDAVTTLIKNYDVTGRYLDRDAMDKLKTYYESGTARIAAAAIINANSADIVRKAGIQLFEEVPELIRPGGNAYTTRRYSACLRDMDYYLRYASYALVAGDSDVLDERVLQGLRETYNSLGVPIGPTVRGIQIMKDLIKDQVAEAGIINTSFVDEPFDHLTRELSEISV
- a CDS encoding pseudouridine synthase; translated protein: MYKYILFYKPYNVLCQFTDNSGDKTNRQTLKDFIDIPHVYSVGRLDLDSEGLLLLTDNGPLQHRLGHRQFAHPRTYWVQVENIPDEAALNRLREGVKIEDYWTRKASVIKLPTEPVLPPRNPPIRYRKSIPTCWLEITLTEGRNRQVRRMTAAVGYPTLRLVRVAMGIGKGKNEFQLGLEGLEPGQWREVTEIERKALERNLI
- a CDS encoding SPL family radical SAM protein, with translation MSIAKGTENIVNPLQESALNKKGLCDYVINIASGCLHGCTFCYVPSTPAIRTRQKQLQSQGVSDPQQDWGKYLFVREEVPEKLEEILSRKKSWRTTEAGKGVTLLCSGTDPYQNQATASVTRQTVKVLLKYNKRVRILTRGLLWVNDLDILRHPNVTVGMSLPNLEDSFSRQIEPQAPPPSERYKALEKGFKAECRLYIAAAPTPPYMEREHFKKHLDELMKLDPEVIFWEPINARGTNGKRMLAAGLDFTKSVMSKNSWAEYFVRQWEAIEEAADEIGCKERLHIWPDKELKGYVDLKKLEFWWSRPTVEKWENKTKIKESFLGLEEPVKKQTLLNSL